Proteins encoded by one window of Streptococcus suis S735:
- a CDS encoding ABC transporter permease has protein sequence MKMKSNKEQKYFWLTFSLIVALMIWWFLSNYDRTSRSFPNIILVWNALLIMIDKGFIFEDIFSSLTSVFFGFTSGFLLSAPNALLMAWYSPYRNIVKPWIQFIRNIPPLAYVPLVVISAGVGLLPQVIVIAIATFLTMTVTIYQGIINIDPNLIKAARILGASDFEIFKRILVPSSIPFIMTAVRLGTSISLTTIIAAESTGATSGMGMRIRSLNNSFDSSGMLLYIILIGVIGLLLNKLVDLIERKLTGWQQK, from the coding sequence ATGAAGATGAAGAGCAACAAAGAACAAAAATATTTTTGGTTGACATTCTCATTGATTGTTGCATTGATGATTTGGTGGTTTTTATCGAATTATGATCGAACCTCTCGTAGTTTTCCAAATATCATTTTGGTTTGGAATGCTTTATTAATCATGATAGACAAAGGATTTATCTTTGAAGATATATTTTCAAGTCTAACTTCAGTTTTCTTCGGGTTCACGTCGGGCTTTCTATTGTCGGCGCCTAATGCACTCTTAATGGCCTGGTATTCACCTTATCGTAATATTGTGAAACCTTGGATACAATTTATCAGAAATATTCCACCTCTTGCATACGTCCCTTTAGTTGTAATTTCAGCTGGGGTTGGGCTATTACCTCAAGTTATTGTAATAGCGATAGCTACTTTTCTGACTATGACTGTAACAATTTATCAAGGCATTATTAATATCGATCCAAATTTAATTAAAGCAGCAAGGATTTTAGGAGCATCAGATTTTGAAATATTTAAAAGAATTTTGGTTCCATCATCTATTCCATTTATTATGACAGCTGTCAGATTAGGTACATCGATTTCTTTAACAACTATCATAGCAGCTGAATCTACTGGTGCAACATCAGGTATGGGAATGAGAATACGGTCCTTAAATAACTCTTTTGATTCCTCGGGAATGCTTTTGTATATCATATTGATTGGAGTGATTGGTTTACTTTTAAATAAGTTAGTTGATTTGATAGAAAGGAAGTTAACTGGATGGCAACAGAAGTAA
- a CDS encoding glucosamine-6-phosphate isomerase has translation MIEYYNFSKSELENHSRIPLIIKKNNEEIFISLALEMVELIKENNKKNEKTVIICPVGPVGHYPHFVRLVNQFKIDLSDVWFINMDEYLSEDLHWIDVVHPLSFRGFMQKTVYSQIHPTLIMPEEQRIFPDPLDIDLISNKIKELGKIDLCIGGIGLNGHIAFNEPDSTLTVQEFLKLESRVLPISVETKVMNCLTELKGAVEEVPNYCVTIGMSEIFQAKKIRLAVFRDWHHAVIRKTVCSKPDTGFPSTLMQIHTNCSIYLNESLAN, from the coding sequence ATGATAGAATATTACAATTTTAGTAAAAGTGAATTAGAAAACCATAGTAGAATTCCATTGATTATAAAAAAGAATAATGAGGAAATTTTTATTTCACTTGCTCTAGAAATGGTAGAATTAATAAAAGAAAATAACAAAAAAAATGAGAAAACTGTCATAATTTGTCCTGTTGGACCAGTTGGTCATTATCCCCATTTTGTTAGATTAGTGAATCAATTTAAGATTGATTTGTCTGATGTTTGGTTTATAAACATGGATGAATATTTATCGGAAGATTTACATTGGATAGACGTAGTCCACCCTCTTAGTTTTCGAGGATTTATGCAGAAAACTGTCTACAGTCAAATACATCCAACTCTTATTATGCCTGAAGAACAAAGAATTTTTCCAGATCCTCTTGATATTGACTTGATTTCAAATAAAATCAAAGAGTTAGGTAAAATCGACTTATGTATTGGTGGAATTGGCCTAAATGGGCACATTGCATTTAATGAACCGGATTCAACATTAACAGTTCAAGAATTTTTAAAATTAGAGTCGCGAGTGTTACCTATCTCTGTCGAAACAAAGGTTATGAATTGTTTGACGGAATTAAAAGGGGCTGTAGAAGAAGTGCCTAATTATTGTGTAACAATAGGAATGAGCGAGATTTTTCAAGCGAAAAAAATTCGACTTGCTGTTTTTCGTGATTGGCATCATGCGGTCATACGTAAAACAGTTTGTTCTAAGCCAGATACTGGATTTCCATCAACTCTAATGCAAATCCATACAAATTGTTCTATCTATCTAAATGAATCGTTAGCAAATTAA
- a CDS encoding ABC transporter substrate-binding protein, with protein MAKYMKYKNFIWFICSIITLIFLSSCSSIQTSSSGHSAKVDTIRIAYMPNFASLHDIITGINSGIFKEEGLEVELIEFADGPTIIASLESGSIDIGNIGPGAHKLAIEGRAEVVAFSQLGNADELIARSDRGIDSIEDLRGKKIGTASGTSAETILKLALLEADLSEKDVEIIDMDASAIVTAMLSGSIDVAATWSPNTTFIKRELKEKVVVLADNSRYREQSPAIASYVTFPGYSEKNNEKISKFLKGLYRAMDYRAEHMKEVSKWVATQIGSDITAVQDQLQDGEWLTSRQMIQLINTGILQQYYEKQQKNLIESEIVDTSRNINEYVLIDQMNSILMEIK; from the coding sequence ATGGCTAAATATATGAAATATAAAAACTTCATTTGGTTTATTTGCAGCATAATCACTCTGATTTTTCTTTCTTCGTGTAGTTCTATTCAAACCTCCTCTAGTGGCCATTCAGCAAAAGTTGACACAATTAGAATTGCATATATGCCAAATTTTGCAAGTCTTCATGACATTATAACTGGAATAAATTCAGGTATCTTTAAAGAGGAGGGGCTTGAAGTCGAATTGATTGAATTTGCTGATGGTCCGACTATCATTGCATCTTTAGAGTCAGGTTCAATTGATATTGGTAATATTGGTCCGGGTGCCCATAAATTGGCGATTGAAGGTAGAGCAGAAGTTGTTGCATTTAGTCAACTTGGGAATGCTGACGAATTGATTGCTCGGTCGGATAGAGGAATTGATTCAATAGAGGATTTGAGAGGAAAGAAAATTGGAACAGCATCTGGGACATCAGCAGAAACAATTCTAAAGCTTGCTTTGTTAGAAGCAGATTTGTCTGAAAAGGATGTAGAAATTATTGATATGGATGCCTCCGCTATTGTTACAGCAATGTTGTCGGGTTCAATTGATGTAGCTGCAACCTGGTCACCAAATACAACTTTTATAAAGCGAGAATTAAAGGAAAAGGTCGTTGTACTAGCTGATAATTCACGTTATAGAGAACAATCTCCAGCTATTGCTTCATACGTAACTTTTCCGGGGTATTCTGAAAAAAATAATGAAAAAATTTCCAAGTTTTTAAAAGGGTTATATCGTGCAATGGATTATCGAGCTGAACATATGAAGGAAGTTTCAAAATGGGTTGCTACCCAAATCGGTTCAGATATCACAGCTGTTCAAGATCAACTACAAGATGGAGAGTGGTTAACAAGTAGACAAATGATTCAATTGATTAACACTGGGATACTTCAACAGTATTACGAGAAACAACAAAAAAATTTAATAGAATCTGAAATAGTTGATACATCCAGGAACATTAATGAATATGTTCTAATTGATCAAATGAATAGTATATTAATGGAGATTAAATAA
- a CDS encoding InlB B-repeat-containing protein, whose product MNKKIFLKSAIILLSVTCLINAIKALDSSGVSSSTGEIVNQDRIYNITLKVKTDGVYNDLGGNVISENNVLSGISGTKINLKVSTNSGYRFVGYQSFLESGNSTDGLLPIENDSFEISDKTGNVTVVAMFEKIPIDETIYFSDEFSTENINNYLLSENLIGKIAVSNGKLNIHAPGVSSIKPILSRQIDESSTLGYEIQFSIQQIGEVKQWNTFRVVFKENSDGSVYALEFTGKAVSIKKLSSIDAPNQTGEKYAETGHNLGSEEHRIRLVVRGDTVTVSDNEIPLLSYSSPENWEGATASIVFTPISNRSVSLDDIIIRQTRALRSLLVVSRIDGQEVTDIQPGSIRGNTSQVFVGDSLPLEVIEKPGYQFIGFKDEFGNVVDLSTFSVPNDESDLVIYADFQTAEVVNRETKTFYIDSIEGNDTNSGESETNAWKTLEQLRKNTLIAGDRVLLKRGSRFVGEDAALTFKGSGLEDAPILISSYGEGELPLLEAQGKIESVIKLYNQEYITIENLEITNLDPNFSTSFELNSNNNRSKILRGVHVIAEDYGVVHDIVLRNMYLHDINGNLNSKWNGGIFFDVYGTTVPTKYDGILIENNYLERVDRSGIKLVGSTWANQNLKNNKNIPLNWYPSTNVVVRGNRIEKAGGDSITVRDTDGALIEYNISADARYQDTGYNAGIWPFQASNTVIQYNESFRTHGVQDGQGLDLDHVSNNSVMQYNYSHDNEGGFMLIMNWYEQTSPTVRYNISQNDKDKIFELARGGAQGTAIYNNTIFSDSKLTGRAGVIDMPSTSGGTGVKDIFLFNNIFYFTDGEKMFVEASDAGKYKDSIHFYNNAYVGVEVPDDPKAITEGITLKGVGTGPTENKSMIANAGKFLTGQLDGYRLPENSSLAKLGVSKEEAISYFYKKLGVQPTIDFQDNGSLTMSPTEAFALARQTNSVDAIARVYPAIEGVTYDTDFFGETLSSENLSVGAAQEKKSVFEEKISDIEISDVKTGIGMRYKRSNQLADVNLSIRLINKDELQYTINANNPTFSYEIQLQKNFGEYMDLSESVTITIPIEADKKILNVLKINKNEQTESVKELPYRIENNKIILETDELGSFIIEYQMEKIKKENNTNATISESGKSSLGLQNKENSDVQAVGDKDYFSGLELSNKGEELSREDSKLMGNSINNLQTIKESESIFEGNLGRNKELSDMYQKSLPKTGESNQAYIVLIGLFSLFVVLICQIFKKSID is encoded by the coding sequence ATGAATAAAAAAATTTTTTTAAAATCAGCGATTATTTTGCTCTCTGTCACATGTCTAATTAATGCGATTAAAGCTTTAGATAGTAGTGGTGTGTCATCGAGTACAGGTGAAATAGTAAATCAAGATCGCATATACAACATAACTTTGAAAGTGAAAACAGATGGGGTTTATAATGATCTGGGGGGGAATGTTATTTCGGAAAATAATGTATTGTCAGGAATTAGTGGTACAAAAATAAATTTGAAGGTTAGTACAAATTCAGGATATCGTTTTGTAGGGTATCAGTCATTTTTAGAAAGTGGAAATAGTACAGATGGGTTACTACCAATCGAAAATGATAGTTTTGAAATCTCGGATAAAACGGGTAATGTAACGGTTGTTGCGATGTTTGAGAAGATTCCTATTGATGAGACAATTTATTTTTCGGATGAATTCTCAACTGAAAATATTAATAATTACTTGTTATCTGAAAATCTAATTGGAAAAATTGCGGTAAGTAATGGAAAATTGAACATTCATGCTCCCGGGGTATCATCGATAAAACCAATTCTTTCAAGACAGATTGATGAAAGTTCAACATTGGGGTATGAAATTCAATTTTCCATACAACAAATTGGTGAAGTAAAGCAGTGGAATACTTTTAGAGTAGTATTTAAAGAAAATAGCGATGGATCAGTTTATGCTCTAGAATTTACTGGAAAAGCTGTATCTATAAAAAAACTTTCAAGTATTGATGCACCTAATCAAACTGGTGAAAAATACGCTGAAACAGGCCACAATCTAGGAAGTGAAGAACACAGAATAAGACTTGTAGTAAGAGGGGATACAGTAACTGTTAGTGATAATGAAATTCCGTTATTAAGTTATAGCAGTCCTGAAAATTGGGAAGGTGCAACAGCATCCATTGTTTTTACACCGATTTCAAATAGAAGTGTATCTTTAGACGATATCATTATTCGACAAACACGTGCTTTAAGATCTTTACTAGTTGTGTCTCGTATAGATGGTCAGGAAGTTACAGATATTCAACCCGGATCAATCAGAGGGAATACAAGTCAAGTTTTTGTTGGAGATTCACTTCCTCTGGAGGTCATTGAAAAACCTGGATATCAATTTATTGGTTTTAAAGATGAATTTGGAAATGTGGTCGATTTATCTACTTTCAGTGTTCCTAATGATGAGTCGGATTTGGTTATTTATGCAGACTTTCAGACAGCTGAAGTAGTGAATCGTGAGACAAAGACTTTTTATATTGATAGTATAGAAGGAAATGATACTAATAGTGGAGAAAGTGAGACTAATGCATGGAAAACACTCGAACAATTGCGGAAAAACACACTAATTGCTGGTGATAGAGTGCTATTAAAACGTGGAAGTCGTTTTGTTGGAGAAGATGCGGCATTAACTTTTAAAGGTTCAGGTCTTGAAGATGCGCCTATCCTAATTTCATCTTATGGTGAGGGAGAGCTGCCTTTGCTTGAAGCACAGGGCAAAATTGAAAGTGTAATTAAGTTATATAATCAAGAATATATTACAATTGAAAATCTAGAGATTACAAACTTAGATCCGAACTTTTCAACGAGTTTTGAATTAAATTCAAATAATAACCGTTCAAAAATACTAAGAGGTGTTCATGTTATAGCTGAAGATTATGGGGTAGTTCATGATATCGTTCTTCGAAATATGTATCTACATGATATTAATGGTAATTTGAATTCAAAATGGAATGGAGGTATTTTCTTTGATGTTTATGGAACAACAGTTCCAACCAAATATGATGGCATACTTATTGAAAATAATTATTTAGAAAGAGTTGATAGGTCAGGGATTAAATTGGTCGGGTCCACATGGGCAAACCAAAATCTAAAAAACAACAAAAACATTCCATTAAATTGGTATCCATCAACAAACGTAGTTGTTCGTGGCAATCGTATCGAAAAGGCTGGTGGTGATTCTATAACAGTTAGAGATACAGATGGTGCTTTAATTGAATACAATATCTCGGCTGATGCCAGATACCAAGATACAGGTTATAACGCTGGAATTTGGCCATTTCAAGCTTCAAATACTGTTATTCAATATAATGAATCATTTAGAACCCATGGTGTTCAGGATGGGCAAGGTTTAGATCTAGACCATGTTTCAAATAATTCAGTAATGCAATATAATTACAGTCATGATAATGAAGGTGGTTTCATGTTGATTATGAATTGGTACGAGCAAACATCTCCAACAGTCCGTTATAATATTAGTCAGAATGATAAAGATAAAATTTTTGAATTGGCTAGAGGGGGAGCCCAAGGAACTGCTATATATAATAATACCATCTTCTCCGACTCGAAATTAACAGGGAGAGCTGGCGTTATTGATATGCCGAGTACCTCAGGAGGAACTGGTGTAAAAGATATCTTTTTATTTAACAATATTTTTTACTTTACTGATGGCGAAAAAATGTTTGTAGAAGCAAGCGATGCTGGTAAATATAAAGATAGTATTCATTTTTATAACAATGCATATGTCGGAGTTGAAGTGCCAGATGATCCCAAAGCGATAACTGAAGGTATAACTTTAAAAGGTGTTGGAACTGGACCGACTGAAAATAAATCGATGATTGCAAATGCTGGGAAATTTTTAACAGGACAATTAGATGGGTATAGATTGCCTGAAAATAGTTCGTTAGCTAAGCTTGGTGTGAGCAAAGAGGAAGCAATTTCTTATTTCTATAAAAAACTAGGTGTGCAGCCCACAATTGATTTCCAAGATAATGGCTCCTTAACTATGTCTCCGACAGAAGCTTTTGCCTTGGCTCGTCAAACAAACAGTGTTGACGCGATTGCACGTGTTTATCCTGCAATAGAAGGGGTTACTTATGATACTGATTTCTTTGGAGAAACTTTGTCGAGTGAAAATTTATCTGTTGGTGCAGCTCAAGAGAAAAAATCAGTTTTTGAAGAAAAAATCTCTGATATAGAAATTTCAGATGTGAAAACAGGGATTGGAATGAGATATAAACGTTCAAATCAGCTTGCAGATGTAAATTTAAGTATAAGATTGATAAATAAAGATGAACTTCAATATACTATAAATGCTAATAATCCAACTTTTTCATATGAAATTCAACTTCAAAAAAATTTTGGAGAGTATATGGATTTAAGTGAGAGTGTGACAATCACCATTCCAATTGAGGCGGATAAAAAGATTCTTAATGTTTTGAAAATTAATAAAAATGAACAAACTGAATCAGTGAAAGAACTGCCATATCGAATTGAAAATAATAAAATAATATTAGAAACCGATGAGCTTGGTTCATTTATCATTGAATACCAGATGGAAAAAATTAAAAAAGAAAATAACACAAATGCAACAATAAGTGAAAGTGGAAAAAGTAGTTTAGGGTTGCAAAATAAAGAAAATTCAGATGTGCAAGCTGTAGGCGATAAAGATTATTTTTCTGGTCTTGAACTATCAAATAAAGGTGAAGAGTTAAGTCGTGAAGATTCTAAACTAATGGGGAATTCAATTAATAATTTACAAACAATAAAAGAGTCTGAAAGTATTTTCGAAGGAAATTTGGGTAGGAATAAAGAGTTGAGTGACATGTATCAAAAGTCATTGCCAAAAACAGGAGAAAGTAACCAAGCATATATTGTTTTGATTGGTTTATTTAGCCTCTTCGTAGTCCTAATTTGTCAAATTTTTAAAAAATCAATAGATTAA
- a CDS encoding ABC transporter ATP-binding protein: MATEVKKIKVKIEDVSKSFQTNHGEVVALNQINLEIFENEIVTVVGPSGCGKSTLLNLVAGLEPVTSGKIYCDDNEIVGIGVERGVVFQQYALFPWMSVLQNVMFGPEMQGKSKLEASEIANKYIKMVGLQEFSNHYPKELSGGMKQRVAIARAYAVNPSILLMDEPFGALDALTRIQLQEELIEMLGQEQKTCFFITHDIEEAVLLGNRVIVMSPRPGEIKEIVNVDLPFPRNQLTKFEKNFMDIKNHIWSLVYKDFLI, encoded by the coding sequence ATGGCAACAGAAGTAAAAAAAATTAAGGTCAAAATTGAAGATGTTTCAAAATCATTTCAGACAAATCATGGTGAGGTTGTTGCACTAAATCAAATAAATTTAGAAATCTTTGAGAATGAAATAGTTACAGTTGTTGGTCCATCTGGTTGTGGTAAATCTACTCTACTAAACTTGGTTGCAGGTTTGGAACCTGTAACTTCCGGAAAAATTTATTGTGATGATAATGAAATTGTTGGCATTGGAGTTGAGCGTGGAGTTGTTTTTCAACAATATGCATTATTTCCTTGGATGAGTGTACTACAGAATGTAATGTTCGGACCTGAAATGCAAGGAAAATCAAAGTTAGAAGCTAGTGAAATAGCTAACAAGTATATTAAAATGGTTGGATTACAAGAATTTTCCAATCATTATCCGAAAGAATTATCGGGTGGAATGAAGCAAAGGGTTGCTATAGCGAGAGCTTATGCTGTTAACCCGTCAATTCTATTAATGGATGAGCCCTTTGGAGCATTAGATGCACTAACTAGAATTCAGCTTCAAGAGGAGTTGATTGAAATGTTAGGACAAGAACAAAAAACTTGTTTTTTCATAACACATGATATTGAAGAGGCGGTACTATTAGGAAATCGAGTGATTGTTATGAGTCCACGCCCTGGAGAAATTAAAGAAATTGTGAACGTTGATTTACCATTTCCAAGAAATCAGTTGACAAAGTTTGAAAAAAATTTTATGGACATAAAGAACCATATATGGTCACTTGTTTATAAAGATTTTCTAATATAA
- a CDS encoding ATP-dependent RecD-like DNA helicase codes for MNEVYFTGTIDRIIFENPSNFYKILLLEIEETDADYDDYEIIVTGTIADVIEGEDYRFYGNLVTHPKYGQQLQISRYERSKPTSAGLVKYFSSEHFKGIGRKTAEKIVELYGEDTIDKILAEPEKLTQITGLSSKNMQAFVEKLRLNYGTELILAKLAEYGIPNKLAFQIQDQYKEKTLQIIEENPYQLVEDVQGLGFTIADRIAENLGIASDSPQRFRAGMLFSLIHRSMETGDTYVEARDLLEATLELLEKSRHTELDPAAVAKELTGLIADDKVQQEGTKIFDNSLYFAEHGIHTNLTRLMGKNGFKPFPRADVEAAIAELESISSLTYDNIQKEAIVQAITNPLFILTGGPGTGKTTVINGIIAVYAILHKIDLTRNREECPVLLAAPTGRATRRMNELTGLPSATIHRHLGLVEGQEESYRDDYLDADFIIVDEFSMVDTWLANQLFQNISSQTQVLIVGDAEQLPSVSPGQVLADLLKIDKLPSITLERIYRQSDDSTIVTLASQIRQGALPSDFREKKADRSYFEAQNEQIPALIERIVGAAIKSGIPANEVQILAPMYRGAAGIDQLNTMTQALLNPLEEGELEFLHNEQAFRQGDRVIHLVNDAEANVFNGDLGYITDLLPAKYTDSKQDEITINFDGSEVTYPRNEWYKITLAYAMSIHKSQGSEFQVVILPITRTSHRMLQRNLVYTAITRSKSKLILLGEISAFDYAVKNAGTVRKTYLVPRFQGEMAEQESKESLIKKDESKTATTTQTQPPTQPDRKEQVKVVKENNQQLSLLDQDQPEKTSPQPTEYILTVDNLLTIDPMIGIEQADIEEFFKA; via the coding sequence ATGAACGAAGTGTATTTTACCGGTACTATTGACCGGATTATTTTTGAAAATCCTAGTAATTTTTATAAAATCCTTCTCCTTGAAATCGAGGAGACAGACGCAGACTATGATGACTACGAAATTATTGTGACCGGAACGATTGCCGATGTCATTGAAGGAGAAGACTATCGTTTCTATGGCAATCTGGTCACCCATCCCAAGTATGGTCAGCAGCTGCAAATTTCGCGTTACGAACGCAGCAAGCCTACCTCAGCTGGTCTGGTCAAGTATTTCTCCAGCGAGCATTTCAAGGGAATTGGACGCAAAACAGCTGAAAAAATCGTTGAGCTCTATGGCGAAGATACCATTGATAAGATTTTAGCTGAACCTGAAAAACTAACCCAAATCACAGGCCTATCCAGCAAGAACATGCAGGCATTTGTCGAAAAACTCCGCCTCAATTATGGAACCGAGTTGATCTTGGCAAAACTAGCCGAGTATGGCATTCCCAATAAATTGGCCTTTCAAATCCAAGACCAGTATAAGGAAAAAACACTTCAGATTATTGAAGAAAATCCCTATCAACTGGTCGAAGATGTCCAGGGGCTCGGCTTTACCATTGCCGATAGGATTGCGGAAAATCTAGGAATTGCCAGTGATTCACCCCAACGTTTTCGGGCTGGCATGCTCTTTAGTCTCATTCATCGCTCCATGGAAACAGGCGATACCTATGTGGAGGCCAGAGACTTGCTGGAAGCAACCCTTGAACTGCTGGAAAAATCCCGCCATACAGAGCTGGACCCCGCTGCTGTTGCCAAAGAATTGACGGGACTGATTGCAGACGACAAGGTACAGCAAGAAGGCACAAAGATTTTTGACAACAGCCTCTACTTTGCCGAACATGGTATCCATACAAACCTAACTCGCCTGATGGGAAAAAACGGCTTCAAGCCCTTCCCACGCGCAGACGTCGAGGCTGCCATAGCAGAGCTGGAAAGCATATCTTCTCTCACCTACGATAACATTCAAAAAGAAGCCATTGTCCAAGCCATTACCAATCCGCTTTTCATTCTGACAGGCGGGCCAGGGACTGGAAAAACAACGGTTATCAACGGCATTATCGCAGTCTATGCTATCTTGCATAAGATTGACCTGACGCGAAACCGAGAAGAATGCCCAGTCCTCCTAGCCGCTCCAACTGGACGAGCAACCAGACGGATGAATGAATTGACAGGGCTGCCTTCCGCCACCATCCACCGCCATCTCGGTCTGGTAGAAGGACAGGAGGAATCCTACCGTGATGATTATTTGGATGCCGACTTTATCATCGTGGATGAGTTTTCTATGGTAGATACTTGGTTGGCAAACCAGCTCTTCCAGAATATCTCCTCCCAGACCCAAGTTCTGATTGTCGGCGATGCCGAGCAATTGCCTTCTGTCAGCCCCGGTCAAGTACTTGCTGACCTCTTGAAAATTGACAAGCTGCCCAGCATTACTCTAGAACGTATCTATCGTCAATCCGATGATTCGACCATTGTTACCCTAGCCAGCCAGATTCGACAGGGTGCTCTGCCTAGCGATTTTCGTGAGAAAAAGGCTGACCGTTCCTATTTTGAAGCCCAGAATGAACAAATTCCAGCCCTGATTGAGCGCATTGTCGGCGCAGCCATCAAGTCAGGTATTCCTGCAAACGAGGTACAGATCCTCGCTCCCATGTACCGTGGGGCCGCAGGCATCGACCAACTCAACACTATGACCCAGGCCCTGCTCAATCCACTGGAAGAGGGAGAGTTAGAATTCCTGCATAACGAGCAAGCCTTCCGCCAAGGCGACCGGGTCATTCATTTAGTCAACGATGCCGAGGCCAATGTCTTCAATGGTGATTTAGGCTACATCACCGACCTCCTTCCTGCCAAGTACACCGACTCCAAGCAGGACGAAATTACCATCAACTTCGACGGTAGCGAGGTCACCTATCCCCGAAACGAATGGTACAAGATTACCCTGGCCTATGCCATGTCCATCCACAAGTCCCAAGGCAGCGAGTTTCAGGTAGTCATCCTCCCCATCACCCGCACCAGCCACCGTATGCTCCAGCGCAATCTGGTCTACACCGCCATCACCCGCTCCAAGAGCAAGCTCATCCTCCTGGGCGAAATCTCCGCCTTCGACTACGCCGTCAAAAACGCCGGCACCGTCCGAAAAACCTATCTGGTCCCACGTTTCCAAGGGGAAATGGCAGAGCAGGAAAGCAAGGAAAGCCTGATTAAAAAAGACGAAAGCAAAACAGCTACAACCACGCAAACCCAGCCCCCTACTCAGCCAGACAGAAAAGAACAGGTTAAAGTAGTCAAAGAAAACAACCAACAACTCTCCCTTCTTGATCAAGACCAGCCAGAAAAAACAAGTCCCCAACCCACAGAATACATTTTGACTGTAGACAACCTACTAACCATCGACCCCATGATTGGCATAGAACAGGCAGATATTGAAGAATTTTTTAAAGCATAA
- the lepB gene encoding signal peptidase I: protein MGAIQKTKRSPLVAFLAEWGIFLLFMAAFFASRYFIWNPVSVDGHSMDPTLQHQEKLIMLKTSSIDRFDIVVASETDSDGKEKLIVKRVIGMPGDTIRYENDVLYVNDQKVDEPYLDEYLAAFQKDKLQEVYSYNKQFQAVAQSAEAFTQDANGYVDFTVTVPEGQYYLMGDDRLVSLDSRSVGTFSRENIKGEVVFRMWPLNRIGTVD, encoded by the coding sequence ATGGGAGCAATCCAAAAAACAAAACGCTCACCACTAGTCGCCTTCTTAGCTGAATGGGGCATCTTTTTACTGTTTATGGCAGCTTTTTTTGCCAGTCGTTACTTTATCTGGAATCCTGTATCTGTCGATGGCCATTCCATGGACCCAACGCTTCAACACCAAGAAAAACTCATCATGCTCAAAACATCCTCTATCGACCGCTTTGATATTGTTGTAGCCAGCGAAACAGACAGCGATGGCAAGGAAAAACTGATTGTCAAACGTGTGATTGGTATGCCAGGTGACACCATTCGCTACGAAAACGATGTCCTCTATGTTAACGACCAAAAAGTGGACGAGCCTTACTTAGATGAATATCTAGCTGCATTCCAAAAAGATAAACTTCAAGAAGTCTATTCTTATAACAAACAATTCCAAGCTGTGGCCCAATCTGCTGAAGCTTTCACACAAGATGCCAATGGTTACGTAGACTTTACCGTGACAGTCCCAGAAGGACAATACTACCTGATGGGAGATGACCGCCTTGTCTCACTAGATAGTCGTAGTGTAGGAACATTTTCCCGTGAAAACATCAAAGGAGAAGTTGTCTTTCGCATGTGGCCTCTCAACCGTATTGGGACTGTTGATTAA